AGGTAGAATTAATTAAAACTACAGTAAGAATTAGTAAAAATGCAATTAAAAATGTTTTTTCTCGTTTGTACATTTTATCGCCTTTATTGTTTTATTAAATTTATCCATTTTTAATTTCTTTAGATTAATCCCAGTATTGCCATCAAAACATTCCAGAAATCTTCTAATTAGCTCTAATAGTCTTATTTTGTTTAATAAAAAATTTTTAGTGGTTAATTTATGTAATACATTCTTTCTGGACTGCTACTGTATAAACCATCACTGTAAGGATAGAAAATTTTATGGATGGTGTTAATGTTGTAGTACACCTGGAATGCGCTCAATTTTTTGGAAGTGTATTGACTTACATCTTCATCGGTGGTGTTATTGGTTAGGGCCAGTGATGCGGGTCTGGATGCGTGATAGTAATAGATGGGGAACTCCCTGTACTCCAGGTTGGGGTATTTCATCTCCATCATTAACATGCCCTGGTAACAGGCCATGTGGTCACTGTTACCATCCCCTGTAACAGTGTAGAAAACAGTGCATCCCTGGTTCAGGTAGAGATCTTCCATGGTGGTGAATACCTCGGCAGCAGTTAATGTACCATCATCATATCCCTGTATATTGTAATCATCACAACCATAAATGGTCATTACCCTTTTAAACGAATCTTCTCTTATCAATTTTTTAGTGTAGCTGGATGATGAATTTGCAGGAATATCAATTTTATAGTAATTAGTTACATTTAGTAAGGTTGCACCCTGCCCATCACCGGATGCCATTAGTTCAAAATGGATTTTGGTTCCATTGGCCATGAGTTTCCCAATGGTTCCACCAGCACCAATGGTCTCATCATCTGGGTGGGGGATAATAAATGCCACTTTCTCGGCAGATGAAGATGTATTGGTCCCGTTTTGTGTTCCATTGGTTTGTGAAGTATCACTGGCTGAAAGTACGGGGAATAATGTAATTAATAACAGGAGTGGTATGGTTATAAAAAGAATGTGAAATGTTCTTTTCATTTTCTAACCCCATTACATTGATTTTCAGCCGGCTTATTAGAATGAATTAATGATATTTTCATTATTTAACATATAATACGATATTTAAAGTATTTATTCCATATTTACGCCCATTCACACCCAATTCTTTCCCGGATGTTTTTTTAAAAAAAGTACACATTAAAAACAAAAATATATTTACACTAAACCTTTAAAGAGAATGATATAAAAAAAAGTTTTAGTGGCTTTTTTGGAGGGGAAAAACATGCAAAGAACTCTTTTAATCTATGAAAGTAAGTATGGGGCAACTGAAAAGATAGTTAAATATTTAACACCCATTCTGGGTCCTGCTAACTACTGCACCACAGACCAGTTCACTGATTCATATAAAGATTTTGACTTTTTCGTTATTGGATCTGGAGTCTATAGTGGTAAACTGGACCCTGAAATATATGATTTTGTTGATAATAACCGGGACTGGTTAAAAGATAAGCCTGTAGCTCTTTTCTCTGTATCCCTCAGTCTTAAAGATGGGGATGAAAATCTTAAGAATCTTTCAAAAATCATAGGTAGTACAGTCAACCTGAAATCCCTTGGTGTTACTTTAACCCTCAGTGATTTAAGTGATGAAGATTCCTATGCACTGGATATTTTCAGTCAAAAAGTTGGTTTTCCATTAAAGGACATGGATAACTTCAACCTGGAAGAAGTCACCAATTATGCCCTGGAACTTAAAGAAATTAAGGAAAGTTTAATATCCCCGGCTCCTCAAACCAGAAAATTCATTGAAGAGTTCTTAACCAGCCATAATACCTGCACCCTTTCCACCGGTTACCAGAACAGGGTCAGATCCACCCCAATAGAATACAACTACTTCAATGGTTACATTTACCTTTTGAGTGAAGGTGGAGAGAAATTTGCCAATCTCCCCCTTAACAACCAGGTCTCGGTGGCGGTTTATGAGGACTACACTGGATTTTTTAACCTGGCGGGTATGCAGATAACCGGTACATCCGAGATAATCAGTGAAGGTAGCCCGGAATATGAGGATGTTCTCCGGATGAAAGGGCTGAAAATTGATTTTATAAAGCGTAACCCTGTTAAAATGAATATGATAAAGATCACCATTGGTAAGGTTGAATTTCTTTATTCAGAGTTTAAAAAGCTGGGTTATGAAGCAAAACAAATTCAAAACTTTAAATAAACCTATCCCAACGGATTTTTAATTTAATTCCCATAGATTTAATTTAATTCCCGATGATTTAATTTAATTATGATGGATAATCTTAAAGCAGTGGTTAAATGAAAATAATGATTGCATATTACTCATGGCAGGGACATACCCGCAAGGTGGTTGAAGCACTGGCAGCGAAGTTAGGTGCTGAAACTGAAAGGATTGAACCCGTCAAACAATCTAGCATGGCCACCAAGGCCATGAAAGCATACTTTTCTTTAAAATCTGATATTAATCCATGCAGAACCGATCTAAGTGATTTGGATCATCTTATTGTTGCCACTCCAGTCTGGGCTGATCACCCCACTCCTTATGTGATGAAATACATTTCCCTGCTAACCAACACCAGTGAAAAGACTTTCTCAATCCTGGTGGAAATGGGAGGTAGGGGAGCTGATATAACAATAAAGAAGGTTAGAAAAGCATTGGAGAAAAAAGGCATGAAGTTTGTAGCATCTGCAGTGACTGTAGAACGAGATGTTGATGATGATAACTTTGAATCAACAATAACTGATATGGCTGATTTAATTAAAAATATAAGTATAGTTTAGATAATTTTTTTAAAATATCAAATCTTTGATAATATTCTATACTTGATAATAAACTATCTTGATAATAAACTATCTTGATAATAAACTATCTTGAAAATAAAAAGTATAATGGAAAATAAAAAATAAGTAATTTTCAACAGTTATTTGCATAAACTGTTGATTATAGCTTAGTTTCTAATTATAAGCTTAATTACTAGCGATTACTGTTGCAGAATCATCGTGAGCAGTAGGTTGACCTACCCATGCCTGGCCAGAGTAATCAGCATCAACCCAGCTGTTACCATTCCAGACCTCAACAGACCGGTGGTTGTTAACGTAGCTGTTTGCGTACTGAACAATCCGAGCTCTTTGACCGGATGAAGTTAACTGACTGTACATTGCATTACTTACATCCCAGCAGTCACCACTGTAACCACTGCTACTGTAGCTTCGAACAGTAGTTGCATAGGTCTTTTTAGAAGATGTTGAAGTTTTTGAGCCCGTTGTACTGACAGTACTGCTATCTTCACCAGCTGCAGCCTGAACCTGAGCTACATGTTTATCCCATGTTTCCATAG
This window of the Methanobacterium formicicum DSM 3637 genome carries:
- a CDS encoding PIG-L family deacetylase produces the protein MKRTFHILFITIPLLLLITLFPVLSASDTSQTNGTQNGTNTSSSAEKVAFIIPHPDDETIGAGGTIGKLMANGTKIHFELMASGDGQGATLLNVTNYYKIDIPANSSSSYTKKLIREDSFKRVMTIYGCDDYNIQGYDDGTLTAAEVFTTMEDLYLNQGCTVFYTVTGDGNSDHMACYQGMLMMEMKYPNLEYREFPIYYYHASRPASLALTNNTTDEDVSQYTSKKLSAFQVYYNINTIHKIFYPYSDGLYSSSPERMYYIN
- a CDS encoding flavodoxin domain-containing protein encodes the protein MQRTLLIYESKYGATEKIVKYLTPILGPANYCTTDQFTDSYKDFDFFVIGSGVYSGKLDPEIYDFVDNNRDWLKDKPVALFSVSLSLKDGDENLKNLSKIIGSTVNLKSLGVTLTLSDLSDEDSYALDIFSQKVGFPLKDMDNFNLEEVTNYALELKEIKESLISPAPQTRKFIEEFLTSHNTCTLSTGYQNRVRSTPIEYNYFNGYIYLLSEGGEKFANLPLNNQVSVAVYEDYTGFFNLAGMQITGTSEIISEGSPEYEDVLRMKGLKIDFIKRNPVKMNMIKITIGKVEFLYSEFKKLGYEAKQIQNFK
- a CDS encoding NAD(P)H-dependent oxidoreductase; this encodes MKIMIAYYSWQGHTRKVVEALAAKLGAETERIEPVKQSSMATKAMKAYFSLKSDINPCRTDLSDLDHLIVATPVWADHPTPYVMKYISLLTNTSEKTFSILVEMGGRGADITIKKVRKALEKKGMKFVASAVTVERDVDDDNFESTITDMADLIKNISIV